The Novipirellula aureliae sequence TGCCAAAGTGCGGTTGTCGATCAGCGGGCTACATTGTGCGGCCTGTTCCTGGCTGATCGAACAAACGCCGAACCATGTCATTGGCTGGTACTCCGCTGAAGTCCAAATGCATTCGCGATCGGTCGAATTGCTCTACGATCCGTCGTTGATTCGGCTTAGTGAACTCGGACAACTGCTCGATCGGATTGGGTATCGGGTCCAACCGTACGATCCGTCGAGCGAGCGGGACGCCAGTGACCAGGAGAGCCGTCAATTGTTGGTCGAGGTAGCGATTGCCGGATTTTGCGCTGCCAATGCAATGTGGATTGCGGTCGCTCTCTATGCTGGAACGTTTACCGGGATCGCCGATTCGCATCGTGGCCTTCTGCGCCTTGTCGGTGTCGGTTTGGGGGCACTCGCAGTGCTCATCCCTGGGCGTCTTTTTATGCGTGGGGCATGGGCATCGTTGCGGATGAGAATTCCGCACATGGACCTGCCCGTTGCGGTAGGACTTTTGGCTGGATTGGTCGCCAGTATCTACGGCTTGTTCGTCCCGGCATCGGAGATCTATTTCGACTCGATTGCGACGCTCGTGTTTTTTCTACTTGTCGGTCGTTGGATTCAACTTCGGCAACAACATAACGCCGGTCGCTCAATCGCCGCACTCTTGAACCTCACACCTGCTGCAGCAACCCGTGTCGATAAGCAGGATGGAGTTGGGCAGGATGGACTGGTGCGTGTACCTGTGCGAGAGATCGTTCTTGGTGACGTGGTGAAAGTTGGACCGGGTGAGAGTATTCCGGTCGATGGGGTGGTAACGCAAGGGGAATCGTACGTCGATCGATCCCTGTTAACCGGCGAGAGTCGGCCGATTGCGATCGGTGTTGGCGACACGGTTGAAGCGGGAACGGATAACCTCGAATCGGACATTTTGATTTGCACGACCGCGACTGGAGGACAAACGCGGCTTGGCGAATTATCACAAACCGTTGCATCGGCAGCTGCAAGTAAAACGCCGATCGTTCAGTTGGCGAATCGGATTGGTGGCTGGTTCGTCTGCATCATTTTGACATTGGCCATGATTACCGCCATCGTTTGGTGGCAAATCGATTCCTCGGTCGCCTTGAGTCACAGCGTTGCCTTGTTGATCGTTGCTTGTCCATGTGCTTTGGCATTGGCAACCCCATTGGCGATCGCAGTCGCCGTCGGCCGACTTGCCGAACGCCGGATCCTGGTTCGTAGCGGTGATTCCATTGAACAACTGGCAAAGCCGGGAACGATTTTTTTTGATAAGACCGGCACGTTGACGCAAGGCCGAATGCAGGTGACCGATTGGTTCGGCGATGAGGAAACGCTTTGCATCGCTGCGATGGTGGAAGCGAAGGTTGGCCACCCGATCGCGCGAGCGATTGTCAGCTATGCGAAAGCAAACACAAAGATTGAGATGCGAGACAATACGGTCGTTACGAATGTTATCAATCGAGTTGGCATCGGTGTCGAAGCCGAGATGGA is a genomic window containing:
- a CDS encoding heavy metal translocating P-type ATPase; this translates as MLRSRHAAMRKVTMNRTIDESKTEVAAEGTVECAHCGLPSPRPRDESEPAFCCNGCRGAWQLIHGWGLEDFYALRDCDPNETFAEKNHRTFEDLDDPKLLLPSVVKTVSGPDGISLAKVRLSISGLHCAACSWLIEQTPNHVIGWYSAEVQMHSRSVELLYDPSLIRLSELGQLLDRIGYRVQPYDPSSERDASDQESRQLLVEVAIAGFCAANAMWIAVALYAGTFTGIADSHRGLLRLVGVGLGALAVLIPGRLFMRGAWASLRMRIPHMDLPVAVGLLAGLVASIYGLFVPASEIYFDSIATLVFFLLVGRWIQLRQQHNAGRSIAALLNLTPAAATRVDKQDGVGQDGLVRVPVREIVLGDVVKVGPGESIPVDGVVTQGESYVDRSLLTGESRPIAIGVGDTVEAGTDNLESDILICTTATGGQTRLGELSQTVASAAASKTPIVQLANRIGGWFVCIILTLAMITAIVWWQIDSSVALSHSVALLIVACPCALALATPLAIAVAVGRLAERRILVRSGDSIEQLAKPGTIFFDKTGTLTQGRMQVTDWFGDEETLCIAAMVEAKVGHPIARAIVSYAKANTKIEMRDNTVVTNVINRVGIGVEAEMDQSRYRIGSVKWLSIDEVRKSVAQQSRIDSILNSGSTPIVVLRDSELVAVLGVSDPLRSEAVEVIGRLRSSQWKVSILSGDHQAIVRSVAAKLGVPEEYALGAQTPEQKLLAIQNAKGNGPVVMVGDGVNDAAALAAADVGVALRGGANASLAAAPVLIGNSHLGGIVTLITSAKRTVRCIRDNFIVSISYNAVAAVLAMTGVISPLIAAVLMPISSLTVLTMTLATPTVSPSQSVET